A DNA window from Pseudomonas tohonis contains the following coding sequences:
- the holA gene encoding DNA polymerase III subunit delta, producing the protein MKLNAAQLSKHLQGNLAPVYIVSGDEPLLCQEACDAIRTACRERDFNERQVFNVEASFDWGQLHEAGASLSLFADKRLIELRIPNGKPGDKGAAALLEYLSRPPEDTLLLVSLPKLDGSTQKTKWAKALIDGPNAQFLQIWPVDAHQLPQWIRQRLAQAGLAANQEAVDLIAARVEGNLLAAAQEIEKLKLLAEGGQIDAATVQAAVADSARFDVFGLIDAALNGEAAHTLRTLEGLRGEGVETPVILWALARELRQLAGIAQQYAQGVPLEKAFASARPPVWDKRRPLVSRALQRHPASRWNQLLSDAQRIDAQIKGQAPGDPWIGLAHLALSLAGQRLPIPAA; encoded by the coding sequence ATGAAGCTCAACGCCGCCCAACTCAGCAAGCACCTGCAAGGCAACCTCGCCCCTGTCTACATCGTCAGCGGCGACGAGCCGCTGCTGTGCCAGGAAGCCTGCGACGCCATCCGCACGGCCTGCCGCGAGCGCGACTTCAACGAACGCCAGGTCTTCAACGTCGAGGCCAGCTTCGACTGGGGGCAACTGCATGAAGCCGGCGCCAGCCTCTCGCTGTTCGCCGACAAGCGCCTGATCGAATTGCGCATCCCCAATGGCAAGCCCGGGGACAAGGGTGCCGCCGCCCTGCTCGAATACCTTTCGCGGCCGCCGGAAGACACCCTGCTGCTGGTGAGCCTGCCCAAGCTGGACGGCAGTACACAGAAGACCAAATGGGCCAAGGCCCTGATCGACGGTCCCAATGCCCAGTTCCTGCAGATCTGGCCGGTGGACGCCCACCAGTTGCCTCAATGGATACGCCAGCGCCTGGCCCAGGCCGGTCTCGCCGCCAACCAGGAGGCGGTCGACCTGATCGCCGCCCGCGTCGAAGGCAACCTGCTGGCCGCCGCCCAGGAGATCGAGAAGCTCAAGCTGCTCGCCGAAGGCGGCCAGATCGACGCCGCCACCGTGCAGGCCGCAGTGGCCGACAGCGCCCGCTTCGACGTCTTCGGCCTGATCGACGCCGCGCTCAACGGCGAGGCCGCGCATACCCTGCGCACCCTCGAAGGCCTGCGCGGCGAAGGCGTGGAAACGCCCGTGATCCTCTGGGCGCTGGCCCGCGAACTGCGCCAGCTGGCCGGCATCGCCCAGCAGTACGCCCAGGGCGTGCCGCTGGAGAAAGCCTTCGCCTCCGCCCGCCCGCCGGTGTGGGACAAGCGCCGCCCCCTGGTCAGCCGTGCCCTGCAACGTCATCCCGCCTCGCGCTGGAACCAACTGCTCAGCGATGCCCAGCGCATCGATGCACAGATAAAGGGCCAGGCCCCCGGCGATCCGTGGATCGGCCTCGCACACCTCGCGCTCAGCCTCGCCGGCCAGCGCCTGCCCATCCCCGCCGCCTGA
- the lipA gene encoding lipoyl synthase, with amino-acid sequence MSDSAPSKPVASGEKFRNAQGITAIKDGQKRRASAEPQVFEPKPSWLRVKAPGGSRFEAVKRNVGEHRLSTVCQESHCPNMGECWSNGTATIMLMGSVCTRACRFCAVDTGNPNGWLDQEEPQNTAKSVELMALRYIVLTSVDRDDLDDGGASHYAACVRAIKERTPHVVVEALTPDFDGDLQAIERVVDSGLEVFAQNVETVKRLTHEVRDPRAGYEKTLNALAHAKRHRPSVLTKTSLMLGLGETDEEVIEAMDDLRAIGVDILTLGQYLQPTRNHLKVQRWVSPEEFNRFRDIGLEKGFMEVAAGPLVRSSYRADRVFEKNNLGLAAPVPVPGQPQDTSLIPALNLG; translated from the coding sequence ATGTCCGATTCAGCCCCGTCCAAACCCGTCGCCAGTGGCGAGAAGTTCCGTAATGCCCAGGGCATCACGGCGATCAAGGATGGCCAGAAGCGCCGCGCCTCGGCCGAACCCCAGGTATTCGAACCCAAGCCCAGCTGGCTGCGGGTGAAGGCTCCCGGCGGCAGCCGTTTCGAGGCGGTCAAGCGCAACGTCGGCGAGCACCGCCTGAGCACCGTGTGCCAGGAATCCCATTGCCCGAACATGGGCGAGTGCTGGTCCAACGGCACCGCCACCATCATGTTGATGGGCTCGGTGTGCACCCGCGCCTGCCGCTTCTGCGCCGTGGACACCGGCAACCCCAATGGCTGGCTGGACCAGGAAGAGCCTCAGAACACCGCCAAGTCCGTCGAGCTGATGGCGTTGCGCTACATCGTGCTGACCTCGGTGGACCGCGACGACCTGGACGACGGCGGCGCCAGCCACTACGCGGCCTGCGTGCGCGCCATCAAGGAGCGCACCCCCCATGTGGTGGTGGAAGCCCTGACGCCCGACTTCGACGGTGATCTCCAGGCCATCGAGCGCGTGGTCGATTCGGGACTCGAGGTGTTCGCGCAGAACGTCGAGACGGTCAAGCGCCTGACCCACGAGGTACGCGACCCCCGCGCCGGCTACGAGAAGACCCTGAACGCCCTGGCGCACGCCAAGCGCCACCGCCCGTCGGTACTGACCAAGACCAGCCTGATGCTCGGCCTGGGCGAGACCGACGAGGAAGTCATCGAGGCCATGGACGACCTGCGCGCCATCGGCGTCGACATCCTGACCCTCGGCCAGTACCTGCAACCGACCCGCAACCACCTCAAGGTCCAGCGCTGGGTCAGCCCCGAGGAGTTCAACCGCTTCCGCGACATCGGCCTGGAGAAGGGCTTCATGGAAGTCGCCGCCGGCCCGCTGGTGCGCTCCAGCTACCGCGCCGACCGGGTGTTCGAGAAGAACAACCTGGGCCTCGCCGCACCGGTACCGGTGCCGGGCCAGCCCCAGGACACCAGCCTTATCCCCGCCCTCAACCTGGGCTGA
- the lipB gene encoding lipoyl(octanoyl) transferase LipB, with the protein MAPELIVRHLGLAEYLPTLEAMRRLTAERDDTTPDEIWLLQHPRVFTQGQAGKAEHLLAPGDIPVVQVDRGGQVTYHGPGQLVGYLMLDLRRLGLGVRELVTTMELSLVELLAGYGIEAAPRADAPGVYVAGDKIASLGLRVSRGCSFHGLALNVDMDMSPFQRINPCGYAGLKMVQLKELVAPAPPLDEVAQRLERILRERLYPR; encoded by the coding sequence GTGGCGCCCGAGCTCATCGTGCGTCACCTGGGGTTGGCCGAATACCTGCCGACCCTGGAGGCGATGCGCCGGCTCACCGCCGAGCGCGACGACACCACCCCCGACGAAATCTGGCTGCTGCAGCACCCCCGGGTATTCACCCAGGGGCAGGCCGGCAAGGCCGAGCACCTGCTGGCACCGGGCGATATCCCGGTGGTGCAGGTCGATCGTGGCGGCCAGGTGACCTACCACGGTCCCGGCCAGCTGGTGGGCTACCTGATGCTCGACCTGCGCCGCCTGGGCCTGGGTGTGCGCGAGCTGGTGACGACCATGGAGCTGAGCCTGGTCGAGCTGCTGGCCGGCTACGGCATCGAGGCGGCGCCCAGGGCGGATGCGCCCGGGGTCTACGTGGCGGGCGACAAGATCGCCTCGCTGGGCCTGCGGGTCAGCCGCGGCTGTTCCTTCCACGGCCTGGCGCTCAACGTGGACATGGACATGTCGCCCTTCCAGCGCATCAACCCCTGCGGTTACGCCGGCCTGAAGATGGTGCAACTCAAGGAGCTGGTCGCGCCGGCGCCGCCCCTCGACGAGGTGGCGCAGCGCCTGGAGCGGATCCTGCGCGAGCGGCTGTACCCGCGCTAG
- a CDS encoding lytic murein transglycosylase produces MLLAPVPGLILRSLAVATTLAVLSACADTPNTSAPLASAPAQPATQASPVQPPVAPEVLPDETFEQWRARFRQEALAAGIRATIFDQAFQGVEPDPAVVTADQSQPEFTRPVWEYLEGAVSPYRVRKGQALLAEHARILDAIEQRYAVDRQTLVAVWGMESSFGQFMGDKSVIRSLATLAYEGRRPAFAHAQLIAALEIIQHGDIKPAGMRGSWAGAMGQTQFIPTTYNTHAVDFDGDGRRDIWNSTADALASTAHYLQASGWQKGKPWGAEVKLPAGFDYAQADTDTRKTVAEWQALGVRVPLPAHLAQERGYLLLPAGYRGPAFLVLDNFRAILKYNNSSSYALAIGLLSQRFDGQGLIAGTWPKGDKPLSRTERIELQEALASGGYNPGAADGIIGANTRKAIRGYQQQLGWPADGYPNQQLLEQLRGAR; encoded by the coding sequence ATGCTCCTCGCCCCCGTACCCGGCCTGATCCTCCGCAGCCTGGCAGTGGCCACCACCCTCGCAGTCCTCAGCGCCTGCGCCGACACCCCGAACACCTCCGCTCCCCTGGCCAGCGCCCCGGCGCAACCCGCCACCCAAGCCTCCCCCGTCCAGCCGCCGGTCGCACCCGAAGTGCTGCCCGATGAGACCTTCGAGCAATGGCGTGCCCGCTTCCGCCAGGAAGCCCTGGCCGCCGGCATCCGCGCCACCATTTTCGACCAGGCCTTCCAGGGCGTCGAACCGGACCCCGCCGTGGTCACCGCCGACCAGAGCCAGCCCGAGTTCACCCGGCCGGTCTGGGAATACCTCGAAGGGGCCGTGTCGCCGTACCGCGTGCGCAAGGGCCAGGCCCTGCTGGCGGAACACGCGCGGATACTCGACGCCATCGAGCAGCGCTACGCCGTCGACCGCCAGACCCTGGTGGCCGTCTGGGGCATGGAAAGCAGCTTCGGCCAGTTCATGGGCGACAAGTCGGTGATCCGCTCCCTCGCCACCCTGGCCTACGAAGGTCGCCGCCCGGCCTTCGCTCACGCCCAGCTGATCGCCGCCCTGGAGATCATCCAGCACGGCGACATCAAGCCCGCCGGCATGCGTGGCTCCTGGGCCGGCGCCATGGGCCAGACCCAGTTCATCCCCACCACCTACAACACCCATGCGGTGGACTTCGACGGCGACGGCCGCCGCGACATCTGGAACTCCACCGCCGACGCCCTGGCCTCCACTGCCCACTACCTGCAGGCCTCGGGCTGGCAGAAGGGCAAGCCATGGGGCGCCGAAGTGAAGCTGCCAGCCGGCTTCGACTACGCCCAGGCCGACACCGACACCCGCAAGACCGTGGCCGAGTGGCAGGCGCTGGGCGTGCGCGTACCGTTGCCCGCGCACCTGGCCCAGGAGCGCGGCTACCTGCTGCTGCCGGCCGGCTACCGCGGCCCGGCATTCCTGGTGCTGGACAACTTCCGCGCCATCCTCAAGTACAACAACTCGTCTTCCTACGCCCTGGCCATCGGCCTGCTGTCCCAGCGCTTCGACGGCCAGGGGCTGATCGCTGGCACCTGGCCCAAGGGCGACAAGCCCCTGAGCCGCACCGAGCGAATCGAGCTGCAGGAGGCCCTGGCCAGCGGTGGCTACAACCCCGGTGCCGCCGACGGCATCATCGGTGCCAACACCCGCAAGGCCATCCGTGGCTACCAGCAGCAGCTCGGCTGGCCGGCCGACGGCTACCCCAACCAGCAGCTGCTCGAGCAATTGCGCGGCGCACGCTGA
- the lptE gene encoding LPS assembly lipoprotein LptE gives MKKRNLLVVGLAVMLSACGFQLRGTGDTRFALKEIDVTGRNSYGETVKQVRELLESSDVNVHAGAPYTLVLTREKEDQRTATYTGSARSAEYELNVTLDYEIRGNKDLLLLSDRMDIQRYYTHDSNNLIGSDQESGQLREEMRRELVQQLAMRLQLITPERLDQLQTEAEAKAKAEADALEAERRAEEAKPQQSPLQLPVK, from the coding sequence ATGAAGAAACGGAATCTGCTGGTCGTGGGTCTGGCCGTGATGCTCAGTGCCTGCGGCTTTCAACTGCGCGGCACCGGCGACACCCGGTTCGCCCTGAAGGAAATCGACGTCACCGGCCGCAACAGCTACGGCGAGACCGTCAAGCAGGTCCGCGAGCTGCTGGAGAGCAGCGACGTCAACGTCCACGCTGGCGCGCCCTACACCCTGGTCCTCACCCGCGAGAAGGAAGACCAGCGCACCGCCACCTACACCGGCTCCGCGCGCAGCGCCGAGTACGAGCTGAACGTCACCCTCGACTACGAGATCCGTGGCAACAAGGACCTGCTGCTGCTCAGCGACCGCATGGACATCCAGCGCTACTACACCCACGACAGCAACAACCTGATCGGCTCCGACCAGGAGTCCGGCCAACTGCGCGAGGAAATGCGCCGCGAGCTGGTTCAGCAACTGGCCATGCGCCTGCAACTGATCACGCCCGAGCGCCTGGATCAGCTGCAGACCGAAGCCGAAGCCAAGGCCAAGGCCGAAGCCGACGCCCTGGAAGCCGAGCGTCGCGCCGAAGAAGCCAAGCCGCAGCAGTCCCCGCTGCAACTGCCCGTCAAGTAA
- the arfA gene encoding alternative ribosome rescue factor ArfA, whose translation MAKQRKKPNKAKSIVAQPLFRSRQEQPLKGKGSYRREASRNWEASSLLAA comes from the coding sequence ATGGCCAAGCAACGCAAGAAACCCAACAAGGCGAAGAGCATCGTCGCCCAGCCCCTGTTCCGCAGCCGTCAGGAACAGCCACTGAAAGGCAAAGGCAGCTACCGCCGCGAAGCCTCCCGTAACTGGGAGGCTTCTTCGCTTCTGGCCGCCTGA